One stretch of Zingiber officinale cultivar Zhangliang chromosome 6B, Zo_v1.1, whole genome shotgun sequence DNA includes these proteins:
- the LOC121989029 gene encoding ATP-dependent DNA helicase SRS2-like protein At4g25120 isoform X4 — MQKSVLGRTPDFLIYGPGQQRRAIIEALRLIMTRQKNASETVIQKLEEVHGTDIANSLKEKSKKWLKFVAQAKASGRTAEDCGINGDETGALILENYDKILASCNALDYHDFISSSVKLLTDFPEVYNECLNTWKAIVIDEFQDTSSMQYCLLKILASHNRVTIVGDEDQSIFSFNGADACGFDSFRRDFPTVKEVRLKKNYRSTKCIVEAASSLIQNNNKRCCIKQIETDNSCGSKVTIKECHNEDAQCAFVIDKILEMTSHDSNADVSFGNVAILYRRQVSGKAFQACLRDRKIPFNTHGVAFYRKKVIKAIMALLRTTLPDCDDGPFRLAFKALFPGDNEEKKLVVDYVERISSARKCSFLAAAKDIFHAKVSGTFKRYQLTQGRKVLFSLDMISTLVRRESSISMVISSAANMLPQKYLLEKRAIVDAEGGKFLNEDNDLRSVVQYLMDDVSDFLSMHFTNSEDQNISKEEGCRSILKSFIDFITLRETENFRSRRQENKNSVTLTTIHQSKGLEWDVVFIVKLLVLCSGNWTYKDIFKLGVYIANDNEIPLLHEYNGVHQGATTLEEERRLLYVAMTRARKKLYIVYVIMDSSWQLLQPSRFLNEIPDRLLETQSEAVSRDLVISNKIISNSMGLETSDEKVHGDVKKIDDISSCFKGITDIALNNSFLKRFNMEDRSIVSFLFHQWGKRPAFQHPSRLVDKISFVIDERLRNKTYKHKDVMRILKSCLKDDDAISYAQYVIKWEQIPAGLRVHLNREKQEHFQKQRIENSMGSSKATPKQIAYLHSLGCTISPSSRLHASRLIEQYKSL; from the exons ATGCAGAAAAGTGT ATTGGGACGTACACCTGACTTCCTAATATATGGACCTGGGCAACAAAGACGGGCTATCATTGAGGCATTGCGTTTGATAATGACTCGCCAAAAAAATGCATCAGAAACAGTAATCCAGAAGCTTGAAGAAGTTCATGGTACTGATATTGCTAACTCTTTgaaggaaaagtccaagaagtGGCTAAAGTTTGTTGCACAG GCTAAGGCCTCTGGCAGAACAGCTGAAGACTGTGGTATAAATGGTGATGAAACTGGT GCTTTGATCCTTGAAAACTATGACAAGATTCTTGCCTCTTGCAATGCTTTGGATTATCATGATTTCATTAGCTCATCTGTGAAGTTACTTACTGATTTCCCTGAAG TTTACAATGAGTGTTTGAACACTTGGAAGGCAATTGTTATAGATGAATTTCAGGATACAAGTTCAATGCAGTATTGCCTTTTAAAGATTTTAGCTTCTCATAATCGTGTAACAATTGTTGGCGATGAAGATCAG TCCATATTCAGTTTTAATGGTGCTGATGCTTGTGGTTTTGACTCCTTTCGAAGAGACTTTCCTACTGTCAAAGAG GTTAGATTAAAGAAGAATTATCGCTCTACCAAATGCATTGTTGAGGCAGCTTCTTCTCTCATACAGAACAATAATAAACGTTGCTGTATTAAACAAATTGAGACTGATAATTCCTGCGGAAGCAAG GTTACTATTAAGGAATGCCACAACGAAGATGCTCAATGTGCATTTGTCATTGACAAAATTTTAGAGATGACATCACATGACTCAAATGCTGACGTCTCCTTTGGCAATGTTGCGATTCTTTACCGGAGACAA GTCTCTGGAAAAGCATTCCAAGCATGTTTGCGAGACAGGAAAATACCTTTTAATACTCATGGGGTTGCCTTTTATCGGAAAAAG GTAATAAAAGCTATTATGGCATTACTGAGAACAACATTGCCTGATTGTGATGATGGCCCATTTCGACTTGCCTTCAAGGCACTTTTTCCTGGTGATAACGAAGAAAAGAAATTG GTTGTTGATTATGTTGAAAGGATTTCCTCAGCAAGAAAATGTAGCTTTTTGGCAGCTGCAAAAGACATTTTTCATGCAAAAGTTTCTGGTACTTTCAAAAG GTATCAACTTACTCAAGGACGCAAAGTATTATTTTCACTTGATATGATCTCCACGCTTGTAAGAAGA GAAAGTTCAATCTCAATGGTCATCTCTTCTGCAGCAAATATGTTACCTCAG AAATATCTTCTTGAAAAGCGTGCGATAGTTGATGCAGAAGGTGGGAAGTTTTTGAATGAGGACAATGACCTAAGATCA GTAGTTCAATATTTGATGGATGATGTGTCAGATTTCTTGTCCATGCATTTTACTAATTCAGAGGATCAAAACATTAGCAAAGAAGAAGGTTGTCGAAGCATACTCAAGTCCTTCATTGACTTCATAACTTTGAGAGAAACAGAAAATTTTCGATCTCGTAGgcaagaaaataaaaactctgTTACATTGACAACTATTCACCAG tcAAAAGGTCTAGAATGGGATGTTGTTTTCATCGTGAAG CTGCTTGTTCTGTGTTCAGGGAACTGGACATACAAGGACATTTTCAAGTTGGGTGTATATATT GCCAATGATAATGAAATTCCTTTGCTTCATGAATATAATGGTGTTCACCAAGGTGCAACAACTCTTGAG GAGGAGCGTAGGCTTCTATATGTTGCAATGACTCGTGCTCGAAAGAAGTTGTATATTGTGTATGTCATCATGGATTCCAGTTGGCAG TTACTCCAACCTTCACGTTTTCTTAACGAAATTCCAGATCGTCTTCTCGAGACACAG AGTGAGGCAGTTTCCAGAGATTTggtaatttcaaataaaattatttctaatTCAATGGGACTAGAAACATCAGATGAGAAGGTTCATGGAGATGTTAAGAAAATTGATGATATCTCCAGTTGTTTCAAAGGGATAACTGACATAGCCTTGAACAATAGTTTTCTGAAGAG GTTCAACATGGAAGACAGATCCATTGTGTCATTTTTATTTCATCAATGGGGAAAACGGCCTGCATTTCAACATCCTAGCCGGTTGGTTGATAAG ATCAGTTTTGTCATTGATGAACGTTTAAGGAACAAGACATACAAACATAAG GATGTTATGAGAATTCTCAAATCTTGCTTGAAAGATGATGATGCAATCAGTTATGCACAATAC GTGATAAAGTGGGAACAAATTCCTGCTGGACTTCGAGTACATTTAAATAGAGAAAAACag GAACACTTCCAAAAGCAAAGAATCGAGAACTCTATGGGTTCATCCAAAGCCACGCCTAAACAG ATTGCTTATCTACATAGTTTGGGGTGCACCATTAGTCCTTCCTCGCGCCTTCACGCCTCACGTCTGATAGAACAATATAAATCCTTGTGA